From Zingiber officinale cultivar Zhangliang chromosome 5B, Zo_v1.1, whole genome shotgun sequence, the proteins below share one genomic window:
- the LOC121987226 gene encoding auxin-responsive protein SAUR71-like: MLRRLSRVADSSQYEALLRRRPWQRKERRESAAEGHVPVYVGEEMERFEVPTRLLNRPAFVELLRLSAQEYGYDQRGVLRIPCPAPLFRRLLATEEGKSPPPPPATAVAAAAEEEELLQSSFDEWFLSSSDPC; this comes from the coding sequence ATGTTGCGGCGGTTGTCGCGGGTGGCGGATTCCTCGCAGTACGAGGCGCTGCTGCGGCGGCGGCCGTGGCAACGCAAGGAGAGGCGGGAGTCGGCGGCGGAAGGCCACGTGCCGGTCTACGTCGGGGAGGAGATGGAGCGGTTCGAGGTCCCGACCCGGTTGCTGAACCGCCCGGCCTTCGTCGAGCTCCTCCGCCTCTCCGCCCAGGAGTACGGCTACGACCAGCGCGGCGTGCTCCGCATCCCATGCCCTGCCCCGCTCTTCCGCCGGCTCCTCGCTACCGAGGAAGGgaagtcgccgccgccgccgccggcgacggcggtggcggcggcggcggaggaggaaGAGCTGCTCCAGTCTTCGTTCGACGAGTGGTTCCTGTCCTCCTCCGATCCGTGCTGA